The nucleotide sequence AAACAGCGCTCCAAATTTTCGGATGCGATCTGCCGATTGAAAGGTAAAAATAAGTCGTGAGAAATACTGCACAATACTTCCCAACAAAAAAGAAAGCAAAACCGAGAGTAAAATACTTATGACAATTTCTGATGCTTTATCTGTATTTATATAGGAGCCTAAGGTGCTTAACGAATCATCTATCGCCAAAATCTTAATTACCCCTAAACATACAGCCGCACCCAGCAATTCAAACACAATAGATACCGTTGTGGAAGTGGGTAAACCTAATGAATTGAATACATCTAACAGCAAGATGTCTGAAACCATGACGGCGAGAAATATAATCATCACCTCATGAAAAGAAAACATGGAAGGATTGTAAATACCGCTTCTGGCGATTTCCATCATTCCACTTGAAAAAATTGCACCAAACAATATTCCTATCGATGCTACAATCATGGCTGTTTTAAAAGATACCGCTTTAGATCCTAAAGCAGAATTTAAAAAGTTAACAGCGTCATTACTTACTCCTACCGCAATATCTATAACTGCTAAAACTGCAAGAGCAACCAACATAATAATATAAATCTGTTCCATTTATTTTGGATTGCTAATTTTGATGCAAACTTCTTATTATTTTTAATACCGTATGTTAAGTAAACATTATCAATTAAATAAATAATCGTAAATTTTCACTATTATTTGTAATATACATTTCCTGTGTATAAACGTTCTATTTTTACGGTATCGGGCTTGTTGTACACATAAATATTTCCAACAGATGCAATGGTTCCTTCTAATTTATTTTTTGCAACAACATGAATATTTTGGTTGCTGCGGTGATAGGTTTGAACGGTTTTGGCATACAACAATTTAGCGTCAACTGAGCCGTTTGCACCGTATAATTTCACATCCAAAACATTGGTTTTGCCTTTTAAAATAAAATTACCAACCTGATTATCTTCTACCGTTACTGAATTGTTATTTACTTTTAAATCAAAGTTGGTTGATGCACTTTCTTCGTTTGGAATACTTGTTAGCAAATACAAATTTGGATAGCGCAAGGTATCTTTTGAAACCACATGGAACTGCGTACGCGAATTGATTCTCTTCAAAATGGGCGTGTAAATTTTTAAAACTGCGGTTTCATAACTTTTAAGCATTTGGCACGAAACTTCGTTTTTTATAGTAAGAACAGAATCATTTACAGAAAAAGAAAGCGCATCTATTCTATTTTCAAAGGATTCAATTTGCATTTTAAAACTGCTGTCTGGAATAATTTCCACCGAAACATTCATGGGAATATCAAGCGTATGAAATCCTGACAACTGATGTTCTTGAGAAACGGCATTTCCTTTTTTTGAAAAACACGCATCCTCACCGGCACAGGCAGTCACTATCAACAATAATAAAACGATACTTTTTTTCATAATTCTACTTTTATTTCCACAGATGCACAGATTTTCTTTTAACCACAGATTTAAGAAACTTTAAACCTTAAACTTTAAACCTTAAACTTTAAACATCAAATTACAACTTATACCCCACTCCAACTTCAAAAGCTTCGGCTTTCGCAAAATGGGTTTTTAACGACATGATGCCAAAAACGTTTGGAGTGACATAATAGCGCAATCCCAAACGTTGATAAAATGCAGTATTCTTCTTGTATTCATCGTGCACGTAATAACCAATGTTTCCTTCGGCGGTTAGTTTGTTCAAATACCATTCATAGCCCACAAAAAGCCCCACACGTTTCCAATCGGTGTTTTTATCCATTCCTTCTTCAGGAAAAGATGTGGCCAAAAACGGAATCAATTCTTTCATTGACTGCGACAAAAAAACATCTACACCTAACTGTGCAGCTCCATAATTATTCAACGGTTTTTCAAAAATGGCTGCAATATGATAAAAAGGCTTTTGTCCCATGCCAATTATGTGGCTTTCGTTTACACCCGTTCTAAAAAGTAAATTGTATCTAAAATTTTGTGGATGATTTACAAAATTGTTGGGCTTGGTGATCTCGTCTTCAGCCGAAAAGTGATAGGTTAAGCCCACATTCAACCCCAAAGTATTGGTGCTTGTGTTGGGTGATTTAATGGTGGCGTTTGAATGATGCACAAACAAAAAACCAGCATTGATACCTATATTGTTCCAAATGCGAGGTTGGTCATAACTCAACATAAAATAGGTCGAGGGCATGAATTTGGAACCATAAGCCACATTGCGAAAATTGGTTTCCTTGTTGTAAGGATTGGTAGCATAAGCCACACCCTGCCCTACGCGAAACTGTAATCTTCGTTGAAAAAAGTAGAAATTATAATGCCCGTAGAAGCCATACAAATCGCCCAAAGTTTCGTTGTGATTGTTTTGAGTGTGAAACGAAAAACCCACTTCTGGAAAACGATAGGTGTGATGCCACTCTTTAGAGCCATTTACCCGATGATTCAATGAAAACAAGTAACCGGTTGGTTTATTGGTAATTAAATGTTGAATATTGTTGCTGTGTGGCAAAATAGCACCTTTGTAGGTTTGTAACGATACGCTCCAATTTTCTTGACCATTTGCTGAAAAAAAAGTCGATAAGAAAACCAGCACACAAATGGTAAATTGCAACCTCAGCAGTATTTTCATCTTAAAACAAACCATTAATTTCGGCATCGATTCTATTAATGATTGCTCCCAAATCTTCCGGATTATCTACAAAATTTATCGGATCTACATCAATAATCAACAATTTACCTTTGGTATAACTTTTAATCCAATCTTCGTAGCGCTCGTTGAGTTTATTTAAATAATCAATCGAGATGGAATTTTCGTATTCGCGGCCACGTTTGTGAATTTGTCCCACCAAATTAGGAATGGAGCTGCGCAGGTAAATCAATAAATCAGGTGCGCCAACCAAGCCTTCCATCAATTCAAATAATTGTTTGTAATTATCAAAATCGCGGTTCGACATTAAGCCCATGGCATGTAAATTCGGAGCAAAAATATGCGCATCTTCGTAGATGGTTCTGTCTTGAATGGTATTTTTTCCACTAGATTTCATTGCCAAAACCTGACGAAATCGACTGTTTAAGAAATAAATCTGCAAATTGAACGACCAACGATCCATTGAATGATAAAAATCGTCTAAGTAAGGATTATCAACCACATCTTCATAATGCGGTTCCCATTTGTAATGTTTGGCCAACAACTTGGTTAAAGTTGTTTTTCCGGCACCAATATTTCCGGCAATTGCAACTTGCATATTTTCTTAATTTATTTGGTATAAATACAATGTATCAGCAGTAAAAACGCTTAAACTTTTGGTATTGAAAATCGCCCATTCAGCGGCTGTTTCTACATTTGATAAATGTTCGGTTTCGTTCTTCTTTGTGTGGAACAAAAATAATTTATTGTTTAATACATAGACCAATAAATCGCCATTAATTGCTAACAATTGGGCTTTTTTAGGTAATTTTTGTTCTTTAATCAATTTTCCATAAATATCAATTCCGTAAACCACATCATCTATTTGCCAATAAGCAAAATTGCCCGAAGTAGTTAGAAATGAATAGTTGGTGATGGGGTTACTCACAAACTGCGGCTGTTCTTGTTGGTTTGATATCATGCACCAGCGTTTGGAGATTCCATCAAAAATCCAAATTGCTGTTTGAGCGGTTAAGGCAGCATAAACGGCATCGATTTCAGGAAAACGCTCGTTTAAAACAATTTTGTCTTTAACGCTTAATTGATTGTCTAACAAAATCACTTGCTGAGTGTTTTTATAAAAAACCAATTGCTGCAACGGATTTCGTTCATCATATTGTGCTATTTGTCCTAAAAAAGGATCTTTAAAAGTAAATGTTTGTAAGGGTGTTTCTTTGGCAATTTCATCGGATACAATGGATGATGTATCACCCAAATGGTTCAAAGCATAATACGTTAAATTAGGTGGCTTGGGCAAGGCAACCTTAAACGTAGCCATTTGTGCATGAAGCACATAGGCGTGGAGAAAAACAAAAAAAGCAGTGAGTATTTTTTTCATTTTTTTATTCGTTTCTGTATAATACACACGTTTTAAGTAAATTATTATCAATCAATAATGGATGTTCAAATTCATATTGTTTCTTCAATCCAATTTTTTCCATTATATGTTCAGACTTTACATTTATTTTCGGTGCAACAGCATATATTTTGCTTATTTTTAGGTTGTTCAATGCATAATCAAGACACTTTTTAGCACCTTCAGTAGCAAAACCTTTATTCCATTCTTTGCGATCAATTCTCCATCCAATATCAACACATGGTGTAAAATCTGCCTTGTAAGTTTGTTCAGAAATACCTATAAAACCAATAAATTCATTATTTGCAAGTTTATCAACAGCAAAATAGCAAAACCCCTTTTCTTGAAATTGATCCTTCATTCTTTCGATGAATAAAATTGTTTCTGCTTTTGTAGGTAAACTAGGAAAAAATTCCATTACCTCTCTATCAGAATTTATTTTAAACAATTTGTCAATATCATTGCTTTTCCAATTTCTAAAACCAAGGCGATCTGATGTAAATAAATACGTTACTACTCCATCCATCTTCAACAAAATTTACCTTTGATAAACAATTATCGTAAAATCAAACTCGTTTTTTTCATCGGCTTGATGTCTTTTTTCAGAGATAATTTCCCAATCAGATGTTATTTCGGGAAAAAACGCATCAGCATCTTTAAACTCGGCATCTACGTGGGTAATTACCAATTCATTAGCGATACCAATTGTTTCTTTATAAATTTCGCCCCCGCCAATTACATACACCATTTTTTGATTTTGCTGTTGTGCAAAAACCAAAGCGTCTTTAACAGAAGCAAAGGCAAAACAATGATCCGGAACAGTATAATTTTTCTGTCTGGTAACGATTAAATGCGTGCGGTTAGGCAAAGGTTTAGGAAACGATTCAAAGGTTTTTCTTCCCATTAAAATAAAATGATCGCTTGTGGTTTCCTTAAAATGCTTAAAATCGGCCGGTAAATGCCAAAGCAGTTGGTTGTTTTTTCCAATTGCATGGTTTTGGGCAATGGCAGCAATTAAACTTATTTTCATTTTTTTATTTTTTATGGAATGATTTTGCACAAGTTTATACAGAAACTTGTCCTTTAATTGCCGGATGCGGGTCGTAATCAACCAAAGTGAAATCTTCAAATTTAAAGTCGAAAATATCTTTTATTTCTGGATTTAAGATCATTTTTGGCAACGGACGTGGTGCTCTTGACAATTGTAATTCAACTTGTTCAAAATGATTATTGTAGATGTGCGCATCGCCAAAGGTGTGAATAAAATCGCCATAACCCAACCCACAAACTTGAGCCACCATCATGGTAAACAACGCATAAGATGCAATATTAAACGGAACCCCTAAGAAAATATCTGCCGAACGCTGATACAATTGGCACGACAATTTTCCATCGGCAACATAAAACTGAAAAAAAGCATGACACGGAGGCAAAGCTGCTTTTCCGTTGGCAACATTTTCTTCAAAAGATACAGATGTATCAGGCAAAACCGACGGATTCCATGCCGAAATCAACATTCTGCGGCTGTTTGGATTGGTTTTTAAGGTGTGAATTAATTCTTTAATTTGATCTATTTCTTCGCCGTTCCAATTGCGCCATTGATAGCCATAAATAGGTCCTAAATCGCCGTTTTCATTGGCCCATTCATCCCAAATACGCACGCCATTTTCTTTTAAATAACCAATATTGGTGTCGCCATTTAAAAACCAAAGCAATTCATGAATGATTGATTTTAAATGTACTTTTTTGGTGGTAACCAATGGAAAGCCTTCTTCTAAATTGAAACGCATTTGGTATCCAAAAACGCTTTTTGTTCCGGTGCCTGTTCTATCGCCTTTTTGAACGCCGTTCTCTAAAACGTATTTTATTAAATCTAAATATTGTTGCATAATTACAGGTTTCTTTTTGATAATTCATCGCGCAAGCGAGCGGCTTTTTCGTAATCTTCGTTCAAAACAGCCATTTCTAACAAATCGTTTAATTCTTGCACCGACAAAGAGGCAAATTCACTTGCTTTTTCGTTGGGTACCAAATTTAGAAATTCATCAATCGCATCGTTTAACGATTCGTCGTTCGAATCATCGTTATCGAAATCATCGTCTTCATCATCAAAATCTTCCTCTTCATTATGATCTGCTTCTTCTTGTTCACGCAGATAAATTCCTGCTTTGTCTAATATATTTTGATAGGTGAAAATAGGCGCATCAAAACGCAATGCCAGTGAAATAGCGTCAGAGGTGCGCGCATCAATGATTTCTTCGATACCGTCGCGTTCGCAAATAATGCTTGAGAAGAAAACACCATCTACCAATTTGTGAATAATTACCTGCTTTACAACGATATCAAATCGGTCGCAAAAGGTTTTAAACAAATCGTGTGTTAAAGGGCGTGGAGGTTTCAAATCTTCTTCAATGGCAATTGCTATCGCCTGCGCTTCAAACGCACCGATTACGATGGGAAGTTTACGCGCGCCATTTACTTCATTCAAAATCAAAGCATAAGCTCCGTTTTGGGTGTGACTGTATGAAATTCCTTTTATTGTTAATTGTACTAAACTCATGTTGATAAAAATAGCCAAAAAAATGCTGTTTCGCAAAGATACATTTTAAATTTTAATGGGGTTTGGTTTTGCTCTTTTTTATGTATGAACAACCATCCGCCTTATCTAACTGATTTTTTTAAATGAACAATATAGCTACCGTATGCCCTTGTAAACAAACACATCACCATTCCATTCATAAATTAAATTTTTGTTGGTTACATTTTGTTGTTCATCGACTAAAGCAATTTTTAGCATGTTATTTTCCAACGTAATTAATTCAACCGGACGTTCAGGTCTATCCACTACACTAAAAAAATCAAATTCTACATGAATGTGTTCTAATGTATCGGTCTTAGTTTTAAAGACAGCAGCAGGCTCTAGATTTTCTGAATTTATTTTATACGCATTTATATGTTGCACGGAATATTTACTGGAAAGTACACTTTTTGAAATAATTAAATAAATTGGTTCTTTAGCGCTGTTTTGAACCGTGTAAATCTTTGAAAAGAATGCTTGCGGATCGTTTGAAGCCAAATGTTCTTTTGCAATGATCGTTCCGTTTGTACTAAATTGATAAATTTGATTGTAAAACCGCATAGTTCCACCTAAATTGTTATCCCAACTGTAAACTTTAAGATTATTATCGGTAGATGTTGCCATTTTCAAAGCATTTTCTTTCTGCAATTTTTTAAAAGGATAATACAATGTGTTTTTATTGTTTTTGATTAAATAGATTAGCGAATCGGTAAACTTTTTACTGCTAATTG is from Paenimyroides aestuarii and encodes:
- a CDS encoding GNAT family N-acetyltransferase, which encodes MDGVVTYLFTSDRLGFRNWKSNDIDKLFKINSDREVMEFFPSLPTKAETILFIERMKDQFQEKGFCYFAVDKLANNEFIGFIGISEQTYKADFTPCVDIGWRIDRKEWNKGFATEGAKKCLDYALNNLKISKIYAVAPKINVKSEHIMEKIGLKKQYEFEHPLLIDNNLLKTCVLYRNE
- a CDS encoding dihydrofolate reductase, translated to MKISLIAAIAQNHAIGKNNQLLWHLPADFKHFKETTSDHFILMGRKTFESFPKPLPNRTHLIVTRQKNYTVPDHCFAFASVKDALVFAQQQNQKMVYVIGGGEIYKETIGIANELVITHVDAEFKDADAFFPEITSDWEIISEKRHQADEKNEFDFTIIVYQR
- a CDS encoding DUF2807 domain-containing protein: MKKSIVLLLLIVTACAGEDACFSKKGNAVSQEHQLSGFHTLDIPMNVSVEIIPDSSFKMQIESFENRIDALSFSVNDSVLTIKNEVSCQMLKSYETAVLKIYTPILKRINSRTQFHVVSKDTLRYPNLYLLTSIPNEESASTNFDLKVNNNSVTVEDNQVGNFILKGKTNVLDVKLYGANGSVDAKLLYAKTVQTYHRSNQNIHVVAKNKLEGTIASVGNIYVYNKPDTVKIERLYTGNVYYK
- a CDS encoding deoxynucleoside kinase; translation: MQVAIAGNIGAGKTTLTKLLAKHYKWEPHYEDVVDNPYLDDFYHSMDRWSFNLQIYFLNSRFRQVLAMKSSGKNTIQDRTIYEDAHIFAPNLHAMGLMSNRDFDNYKQLFELMEGLVGAPDLLIYLRSSIPNLVGQIHKRGREYENSISIDYLNKLNERYEDWIKSYTKGKLLIIDVDPINFVDNPEDLGAIINRIDAEINGLF
- a CDS encoding acyloxyacyl hydrolase, whose protein sequence is MKILLRLQFTICVLVFLSTFFSANGQENWSVSLQTYKGAILPHSNNIQHLITNKPTGYLFSLNHRVNGSKEWHHTYRFPEVGFSFHTQNNHNETLGDLYGFYGHYNFYFFQRRLQFRVGQGVAYATNPYNKETNFRNVAYGSKFMPSTYFMLSYDQPRIWNNIGINAGFLFVHHSNATIKSPNTSTNTLGLNVGLTYHFSAEDEITKPNNFVNHPQNFRYNLLFRTGVNESHIIGMGQKPFYHIAAIFEKPLNNYGAAQLGVDVFLSQSMKELIPFLATSFPEEGMDKNTDWKRVGLFVGYEWYLNKLTAEGNIGYYVHDEYKKNTAFYQRLGLRYYVTPNVFGIMSLKTHFAKAEAFEVGVGYKL
- a CDS encoding thymidylate synthase; this encodes MQQYLDLIKYVLENGVQKGDRTGTGTKSVFGYQMRFNLEEGFPLVTTKKVHLKSIIHELLWFLNGDTNIGYLKENGVRIWDEWANENGDLGPIYGYQWRNWNGEEIDQIKELIHTLKTNPNSRRMLISAWNPSVLPDTSVSFEENVANGKAALPPCHAFFQFYVADGKLSCQLYQRSADIFLGVPFNIASYALFTMMVAQVCGLGYGDFIHTFGDAHIYNNHFEQVELQLSRAPRPLPKMILNPEIKDIFDFKFEDFTLVDYDPHPAIKGQVSV
- a CDS encoding bifunctional nuclease family protein → MSLVQLTIKGISYSHTQNGAYALILNEVNGARKLPIVIGAFEAQAIAIAIEEDLKPPRPLTHDLFKTFCDRFDIVVKQVIIHKLVDGVFFSSIICERDGIEEIIDARTSDAISLALRFDAPIFTYQNILDKAGIYLREQEEADHNEEEDFDDEDDDFDNDDSNDESLNDAIDEFLNLVPNEKASEFASLSVQELNDLLEMAVLNEDYEKAARLRDELSKRNL